One part of the Bacteroidota bacterium genome encodes these proteins:
- a CDS encoding TonB family protein: protein MTKTAATLHYGMQELRALSGRYSGMALLIAVTIHLSIIGGYYLAEYLGQDDEPIYTMRVVKLSELGPPPSITNTEAAPPLAITAPTAKPTIGVPVPVPDAEVSPEQTFATQTEMSQAAAPISDVDLGGGVQIEQDINIEDDGPPPDFVPVEKSPVPVKQVTPVYPELAQRAQMEGTVWVKIWVDKEGKAKKAVVLKSDAEIFNEAAVNAAMQWVFTPAIMNNGPVAVWVSIPFRFKLKN, encoded by the coding sequence ATGACTAAAACTGCAGCGACATTACACTATGGAATGCAAGAACTTCGTGCTTTATCAGGACGATATTCGGGGATGGCTTTACTTATTGCTGTTACAATTCACCTCAGTATTATAGGTGGTTACTATCTTGCTGAATATCTCGGACAAGACGACGAGCCGATTTACACAATGCGTGTTGTTAAATTGTCTGAACTCGGTCCGCCTCCTTCTATTACTAACACTGAAGCTGCACCTCCGTTGGCTATAACTGCTCCGACTGCGAAACCAACGATAGGTGTTCCTGTTCCTGTTCCCGATGCTGAAGTGAGTCCTGAACAAACTTTTGCAACACAAACCGAAATGAGCCAAGCGGCGGCTCCGATTTCCGACGTTGATTTAGGCGGCGGTGTGCAAATTGAACAGGATATAAATATTGAAGACGACGGTCCACCACCCGACTTCGTACCGGTTGAAAAATCTCCTGTTCCTGTAAAGCAAGTAACACCTGTTTATCCTGAACTTGCTCAACGTGCACAAATGGAAGGTACGGTTTGGGTAAAAATTTGGGTCGATAAAGAAGGTAAAGCTAAAAAAGCTGTTGTTCTTAAAAGTGATGCCGAAATATTTAACGAGGCTGCAGTAAACGCAGCTATGCAATGGGTATTTACTCCTGCAATTATGAATAATGGTCCCGTGGCTGTTTGGGTTTCGATCCCATTTAGATTCAAACTAAAAAACTAA
- a CDS encoding biopolymer transporter ExbD: MGAVDSAAPRGHDKKKGKKRKPRRLGIKIDMTPMVDIAFLLLTFFMLTTTMTKPQTMEINLPPSSDVKVEIAESNLMTLRVKADGAIYWNMGIESPKKVEFNNLRILMKERYEQNPKLTVLLKIDRKGKYHMMVDIIDEFNVSGINRFSIAPMGEIDMKVLAKVTS, from the coding sequence ATGGGTGCTGTTGATTCTGCTGCCCCGCGTGGGCACGATAAAAAGAAAGGAAAGAAGCGAAAACCCCGGCGTCTTGGTATAAAAATAGATATGACACCGATGGTCGATATCGCATTCTTGTTGTTGACCTTTTTTATGTTGACAACTACAATGACTAAACCACAGACGATGGAAATTAATTTACCACCATCTTCCGATGTAAAAGTGGAAATCGCTGAAAGCAATCTGATGACACTTCGTGTGAAAGCAGATGGTGCTATATATTGGAATATGGGTATCGAGAGTCCGAAGAAAGTTGAGTTCAACAATTTGAGGATTTTAATGAAAGAACGATACGAACAAAACCCGAAACTTACTGTACTTTTAAAAATCGATCGAAAAGGCAAATACCACATGATGGTGGACATCATAGATGAGTTCAATGTCAGCGGTATTAACCGGTTCAGCATTGCTCCGATGGGTGAAATCGATATGAAAGTACTCGCTAAAGTTACATCGTAG
- a CDS encoding biopolymer transporter ExbD: protein MPKIKKGRVSIRIDMTPFVDIGFLLLTFFMLTTQFKPPEEVVIELPFSHSQYKLPESDVMMLTLTNDDRIFLGLDAQNAKLRVLGDVVKRNWEYYHADIRNQYKTPENMAKLAPSIEVTVKDLADLLVRARITNPKLRTVVKGDKDANYGLTEDVMDILQKTMITRFNLITNFEHN from the coding sequence ATGCCAAAAATTAAGAAAGGACGAGTCAGCATAAGAATCGATATGACTCCTTTCGTGGATATTGGGTTTCTTCTGTTAACATTCTTTATGTTAACTACGCAGTTCAAACCACCGGAAGAAGTTGTAATCGAATTGCCGTTCTCTCATTCGCAATACAAGCTACCCGAGTCCGATGTTATGATGCTTACACTAACAAATGACGATCGAATATTTCTTGGGTTAGATGCTCAAAATGCAAAACTTCGTGTATTGGGTGATGTTGTAAAAAGAAATTGGGAATACTATCATGCCGACATTCGAAACCAATACAAGACGCCTGAGAATATGGCAAAATTGGCACCAAGTATTGAGGTTACAGTAAAAGACCTTGCTGATTTACTCGTCAGAGCTCGTATTACAAATCCAAAATTGAGAACTGTAGTAAAAGGTGATAAGGACGCTAATTATGGATTGACTGAAGATGTTATGGATATTTTGCAGAAAACTATGATTACGCGTTTTAATTTAATAACTAATTTTGAACATAATTAA
- a CDS encoding MotA/TolQ/ExbB proton channel family protein, which translates to MKQNLFSTIVFVLAAVISISIWMFVLGDPGNFKDGASRHQPTNLLGTVYVGGVFVPMLIMLSILVVTYIFERMFSLGKAKGKGNMATFIRQVQRDLQAGNIDTAIAACDKQRGSLANIVKTGLERYKVIAKEGKGWEAEKEMAEVQRSIEEATSLEMPVLERNLIALSTIASTATMVGLLGTTVGMIRAFRALAQAGAPDAIQLSIGISEALINTAGGLFAAIAGIIAYNFFVTKVDTFTYMIDEAGYNIVQTLMSRSK; encoded by the coding sequence ATGAAACAAAATTTATTTTCAACAATAGTATTCGTACTAGCCGCTGTAATATCGATATCAATTTGGATGTTCGTATTAGGCGATCCGGGAAATTTTAAGGATGGTGCAAGCCGTCATCAACCCACTAATCTTTTAGGTACTGTTTATGTAGGCGGTGTTTTCGTACCTATGCTGATAATGTTATCAATTCTTGTTGTAACTTATATTTTCGAACGAATGTTTTCGTTAGGGAAAGCAAAAGGAAAAGGAAATATGGCAACTTTTATCCGCCAAGTACAACGCGACTTGCAAGCCGGCAACATTGATACAGCTATTGCAGCATGCGATAAACAAAGAGGGTCGCTGGCTAATATTGTGAAAACCGGTCTCGAACGATACAAAGTAATTGCAAAAGAAGGTAAGGGCTGGGAAGCCGAAAAAGAAATGGCAGAGGTGCAACGTTCAATCGAAGAAGCTACTTCTTTAGAAATGCCTGTATTAGAAAGAAACCTCATTGCATTATCAACAATAGCTTCGACGGCAACTATGGTTGGATTATTAGGAACAACCGTTGGAATGATTCGTGCATTCCGTGCATTAGCCCAAGCAGGTGCACCCGATGCCATTCAGCTCTCAATTGGTATCTCTGAAGCTCTTATCAATACTGCCGGTGGATTGTTTGCAGCTATCGCAGGTATTATTGCATATAATTTCTTCGTAACTAAAGTCGATACTTTCACTTACATGATCGACGAAGCAGGTTACAATATTGTTCAAACCTTAATGTCACGTTCCAAATAA
- a CDS encoding STAS domain-containing protein gives MSIKIRTLNDGSIGIIEIRSSLTGEEEIDDLRETVSDFIEQGIKNLVIDLSRVNLLTSVGLGSLISAHTRFSKNGGEMILTNFGKSIKNIFIITKLTEVFEICNKTEDAIEKFSLSTIN, from the coding sequence GTGTCTATTAAAATAAGAACGTTGAATGATGGGTCAATCGGTATAATCGAAATCCGCTCTTCACTAACAGGCGAAGAAGAGATTGACGATTTACGCGAAACTGTTTCCGATTTCATCGAACAAGGTATCAAAAATCTCGTTATAGATCTTTCGAGAGTTAACTTACTAACAAGTGTTGGTTTAGGCTCTTTAATTTCAGCTCATACAAGGTTTTCTAAAAACGGTGGTGAGATGATTCTAACTAATTTTGGAAAATCCATAAAAAATATTTTTATTATAACTAAATTAACTGAAGTTTTCGAAATTTGTAATAAGACTGAAGATGCGATCGAAAAATTTTCTTTATCAACTATTAATTAA